In one Pseudarthrobacter sp. NBSH8 genomic region, the following are encoded:
- a CDS encoding adenosine deaminase → MDNNRDTAADTLPQTGPPATEVPGTELPGTEPSETDLPETEAAQLLPVAELHLHLEGTLQPELILELAGRNGITLPYSGLEELRGLYEFTDLQSFLNLYYANMAVLQTEQDFADMTRAYLARAAAAGVRHAEIMMDPQAHLSRGVSLETCVNGVASALATSQEDFGISTLLIAAFLRDLSEESALEVLDGLLAMNAPIAAIGLDSAEVGNPPAKFERLFAKAREAGLRLTAHAGEEGPPSYIIDALDVLGVERIDHGIRCMEDPELVERLVADRIPLTVCPLSNVRLRAVDTLADHPLPAMLAAGLNVSVNSDDPAYFGGYVDDNFSQLKAVFDLSDFDRARLAANSIHSSFASEERKAELLDELNAG, encoded by the coding sequence ATGGACAACAACCGGGACACCGCCGCCGATACGCTGCCACAGACGGGACCACCAGCCACGGAAGTGCCCGGGACGGAACTTCCAGGGACAGAACCTTCGGAGACGGACCTGCCGGAGACCGAAGCGGCGCAGCTCCTGCCCGTCGCGGAACTGCACCTGCACCTTGAGGGCACTCTGCAGCCGGAGCTGATCCTCGAACTGGCCGGGCGCAACGGCATCACCCTGCCGTACTCCGGCCTGGAAGAGCTCCGCGGACTGTACGAGTTCACTGACCTGCAGTCCTTCCTGAACCTGTACTACGCCAACATGGCAGTGCTGCAGACCGAACAGGACTTCGCCGACATGACCCGCGCCTACCTGGCCCGCGCCGCCGCTGCAGGGGTCCGGCACGCGGAGATCATGATGGACCCGCAGGCCCACCTCTCCCGCGGTGTCAGCCTTGAAACCTGCGTCAACGGCGTGGCGTCGGCCCTGGCCACCTCCCAGGAGGACTTCGGCATATCCACCCTCCTGATCGCCGCATTCCTGCGGGACCTGTCCGAGGAATCCGCGCTGGAAGTCCTGGACGGCCTGCTTGCCATGAACGCCCCCATCGCGGCCATCGGTCTGGATTCCGCCGAGGTGGGCAACCCGCCGGCAAAATTCGAGCGGCTGTTCGCCAAAGCCCGCGAAGCGGGCCTGCGGCTGACCGCCCACGCAGGCGAGGAGGGGCCGCCGTCGTACATCATCGACGCTCTGGACGTCCTCGGAGTGGAACGGATTGACCACGGCATCCGCTGCATGGAGGACCCCGAACTGGTGGAGCGGCTGGTGGCGGACCGGATTCCGCTGACGGTCTGCCCGCTCTCGAATGTCCGGCTGCGTGCCGTGGACACCCTGGCGGACCATCCGTTGCCGGCCATGCTCGCCGCCGGGCTCAACGTCTCCGTGAACTCGGACGATCCGGCGTACTTCGGTGGGTACGTGGACGACAACTTCTCCCAGCTGAAGGCCGTTTTTGACCTTTCAGACTTTGACAGGGCACGGTTGGCGGCCAATTCCATCCATTCGTCGTTCGCCTCCGAGGAGCGCAAAGCCGAGCTCCTGGACGAGCTGAACGCCGGCTAG
- a CDS encoding glycosidase, translating into MAKSIADNTDLRLKTVLHVLTEGVWSGGSLNAGEVLAEATARVPFSEHEATLLSGGIPRGHKTLTSATAKLVKAGWLVKGRSGWTITDDGMRATVAFPDADSFATALDAGTPVPADVAIPPAPAPAPAAKAAPAKKAPAKRTPAKKAPAKRTPAKKAADAVGKAAKAIEDAIEDAVEPVVKAVRSRKAAPKTAAKAAPKAEAPAVETFPQPEAVAVAGDFNTILGAPENWAPQYDEAQLTLDALDQLWKISADLPAGSYTFKIALNRSWDENYGAFGTFDGPNHELHHDGGTVTIRYDHRTRDITIN; encoded by the coding sequence ATGGCCAAGTCCATCGCAGATAACACCGACCTCCGACTCAAGACCGTGCTGCACGTGCTGACGGAAGGCGTCTGGTCCGGCGGTTCACTCAACGCTGGCGAGGTTCTGGCGGAAGCCACTGCGCGCGTGCCGTTCAGTGAACACGAGGCCACGCTGCTCAGCGGCGGCATCCCGCGTGGACACAAGACGCTCACCTCCGCCACGGCCAAGCTGGTCAAGGCCGGCTGGCTGGTCAAGGGCCGTTCCGGCTGGACCATCACCGATGACGGCATGCGCGCCACGGTGGCCTTCCCCGATGCGGATTCGTTCGCCACGGCGCTCGACGCCGGCACTCCGGTTCCTGCCGACGTCGCCATTCCGCCGGCCCCGGCACCTGCGCCGGCAGCGAAGGCGGCTCCCGCCAAAAAGGCCCCGGCGAAGCGGACTCCCGCCAAGAAGGCCCCGGCGAAGCGGACTCCCGCCAAGAAGGCCGCCGACGCCGTCGGGAAGGCCGCCAAGGCAATCGAAGACGCCATTGAGGACGCCGTGGAGCCTGTGGTCAAGGCCGTCCGCTCACGCAAGGCAGCACCCAAAACTGCGGCTAAGGCCGCGCCCAAGGCCGAAGCTCCAGCTGTGGAGACTTTCCCGCAGCCCGAGGCCGTAGCGGTTGCCGGCGACTTCAACACCATCCTGGGCGCGCCGGAGAACTGGGCCCCGCAGTACGACGAAGCCCAGCTGACGCTCGATGCCCTGGACCAGCTGTGGAAGATCAGCGCCGACCTGCCCGCTGGCTCTTACACCTTCAAAATCGCGCTGAACCGTTCGTGGGACGAGAACTACGGCGCATTCGGCACGTTCGATGGCCCCAACCACGAACTGCACCACGACGGCGGCACGGTCACCATCCGCTACGATCACCGCACTCGGGACATCACCATCAACTGA
- a CDS encoding YceI family protein encodes MTLPSGLTSGVWTLDMSHSEIGFTVRHAGISKVRGRFTDASAEARVGSSLAEASLHATVKTASFDSGDANRDGHVKGADFFDVEEYPEMTFRATSVEGDGEDYTLTGDLTIRGITKPVELEVEFTGVAVDPFGATRAGFSAECEISRKEFGLTWNAALEAGGLLVSDKVKINVEAALVKQS; translated from the coding sequence GTGACCCTACCTTCAGGCCTTACCTCCGGCGTCTGGACCCTGGACATGTCGCACAGCGAGATCGGCTTCACTGTCCGGCACGCGGGCATCAGCAAGGTCCGCGGACGTTTCACGGACGCCTCGGCCGAAGCCCGCGTTGGTTCATCATTGGCAGAGGCTTCGCTTCACGCCACGGTCAAAACGGCCAGCTTCGATTCCGGCGACGCCAACCGCGACGGACACGTGAAGGGGGCGGACTTCTTCGATGTGGAGGAGTACCCCGAGATGACGTTCCGTGCCACCTCGGTAGAGGGCGACGGCGAGGATTACACGCTCACGGGCGATCTCACCATCCGCGGAATCACCAAGCCGGTGGAGCTGGAGGTTGAGTTCACCGGGGTAGCCGTGGACCCGTTTGGTGCCACTCGCGCAGGGTTCTCCGCGGAGTGCGAGATCAGCCGCAAGGAGTTCGGCCTGACCTGGAACGCTGCCCTGGAAGCCGGCGGCCTGCTGGTCAGCGACAAGGTAAAGATCAACGTCGAAGCGGCGCTGGTCAAGCAGTCCTGA
- a CDS encoding acylphosphatase — protein MGFSWRRDDSGRDNPGGDIPGREYGDIRLSARVFGVVQGVGFRFWTMGKADELGLKGVVRNLDDGSVSIEAEGPEQQVHKLLDWLRSENAPGRVERVEESISAADGSFRDFTAR, from the coding sequence ATGGGCTTTTCCTGGCGCCGCGACGACTCTGGCCGGGATAACCCTGGCGGGGATATCCCCGGCCGGGAGTACGGCGACATCCGGCTCTCTGCCCGCGTCTTTGGCGTGGTGCAGGGGGTCGGGTTCCGTTTCTGGACGATGGGAAAAGCCGACGAGCTGGGGCTTAAGGGCGTGGTGAGGAACCTCGACGACGGCTCGGTGTCCATCGAGGCCGAAGGGCCGGAGCAGCAGGTCCACAAGCTCCTGGACTGGCTGAGATCGGAGAACGCCCCCGGCCGGGTGGAACGGGTGGAGGAGTCCATCTCCGCCGCCGACGGATCGTTCCGGGATTTCACGGCACGCTGA
- a CDS encoding MFS transporter, whose product MTSQSNRLPVGALIVLAAIGFTAITTELLPSGLLPQISGDFRVSEATAGYLTAGYAAIIVVTVIPLSLLLARVPRHYLLIALILFFAASNALVAIVSDFGAAMGSRVVGGIAHGLLWSAMAPFVARIVPAHKVGKALAIVFSGNSLGLAIGAPVGTALGNIVGWRAAFLVLAASGVVLALLAVWLLPPVRRIPDAPHPSIRKAIGQPGVKTVAVAWPLMLMAHFALFTYIAPFLREVRLPDFSIPLSISVLGVAGLVGIWIAGVTVDSRPRRWLLITVAGVVISVALLPLVGSVVPALALPVTLVLMLVWGTGIGAMGIYNQSAILRAGGEYRDAANGLTVLTIQIGIMIGAMFGAAALTIAGPLLVPIAAAIPAVVAFALILTGRRHSYPPGPKERVSVP is encoded by the coding sequence GTGACTTCCCAGAGCAACAGGTTGCCAGTCGGCGCCCTGATCGTCCTTGCCGCCATCGGCTTTACCGCCATCACCACCGAACTCCTGCCCTCCGGCCTGCTGCCCCAGATCAGCGGCGACTTCCGGGTCTCCGAGGCCACTGCCGGGTATCTGACGGCGGGCTACGCCGCCATCATCGTGGTCACCGTGATCCCGTTGTCTCTGCTGCTGGCGCGGGTCCCCCGGCACTACCTGCTCATCGCGCTGATCCTGTTCTTCGCGGCCAGCAACGCACTGGTGGCCATCGTCTCCGATTTCGGTGCCGCCATGGGTTCACGGGTGGTGGGCGGCATTGCCCACGGCCTGCTGTGGTCCGCCATGGCCCCGTTTGTGGCGCGGATCGTCCCGGCCCACAAAGTGGGCAAGGCGCTGGCCATCGTCTTCAGCGGCAACAGCCTGGGACTGGCCATCGGCGCCCCGGTAGGCACCGCCCTGGGCAACATCGTCGGCTGGCGCGCGGCGTTCCTGGTCCTGGCCGCCTCCGGGGTGGTGCTGGCGCTCCTTGCCGTGTGGCTGCTTCCCCCGGTGCGGCGTATCCCCGATGCTCCGCACCCATCAATCCGCAAGGCGATCGGCCAGCCGGGAGTGAAGACTGTCGCCGTTGCCTGGCCGCTGATGCTTATGGCCCACTTCGCCTTGTTCACCTACATTGCGCCGTTCCTGCGCGAGGTCCGGCTGCCTGACTTCAGCATCCCGCTGTCCATCAGTGTCCTCGGTGTTGCCGGGCTGGTGGGCATCTGGATCGCCGGCGTCACCGTGGACTCCCGGCCCCGGCGCTGGCTCCTGATCACTGTCGCCGGCGTTGTAATTTCCGTGGCCCTGCTCCCGCTGGTGGGAAGCGTCGTGCCGGCCCTGGCGCTGCCGGTCACGCTGGTCCTGATGCTGGTCTGGGGCACAGGCATTGGCGCGATGGGGATTTACAACCAGTCCGCCATCCTCCGGGCCGGGGGCGAGTACAGGGACGCCGCCAACGGACTGACGGTACTGACCATCCAGATCGGGATCATGATCGGCGCGATGTTCGGCGCCGCTGCCCTCACCATTGCGGGGCCGCTCCTGGTCCCGATCGCCGCTGCAATTCCCGCCGTCGTCGCGTTTGCGCTGATCCTCACGGGACGGCGGCACTCCTACCCGCCGGGGCCAAAAGAGCGCGTCAGCGTGCCGTGA
- a CDS encoding TM0106 family RecB-like putative nuclease, whose amino-acid sequence MLDPASVDPRSADSSSADSGPRAPQDLVFSASDLVAASECEYRTLRILDEKLGRSPKAQFPDDEMQRRAGALGDKHEAKVLAGLIAQYGAWDAGRGAGVYSIERGENIRGELLARHAETELALRAGADVVFQATFFDGEFLGYADFIVNEAAGTGNPGRYEVWDTKLARHAKVGALLQLAAYGDQLIGMGLEPSPRVTLVLGAVVDGDYLRSHHSLPDLLPVFRERRDRFRALTAAHREAGSAVQWQQPGVAYCGRCNYCAEQVRSHRDLLLVGGMTTLRRRKLITDHITTIDELADLPPGKATGSLVRLRDQARMQLGRDVPDGSRTYFKDGEEHTVTFKVLPENALAAIPEPSPGDIFFDFEGDPLWQDPATSKWGLEYLFGVIEAPVFDGDAADAHAAGTPVVDDKPVFRPFWAHSRNEERQAFLDFLAYVEERRARYPDMHVYHYAAYEKSALRNLSVTHLAGEDIVDNWLRDGLLVDLYATARHSLRISEPSYSIKKLEPLYMGDNLRSGDVKDAGASVVAYAGYCAARDDDDAATAAHILASISDYNEYDCLSTLRLRDWLLGLRRTAASRTATTGTSDDGGQPALLSSSSAVAASPPLPEPEPTPEERRLQEYLAGLPDNRPWTNDERAIAMVAAATGYHRRERKQFWWEHFDRTESEIDHWSEHRNVFVVDTAEILTDWELAKPTARMRTRRLRLTGIMSEGSEFKPGSTWCRLYNAPVPAGLEDPLGTATGRGFTFGTLVTAVEDHPRVAGQAMITIEERETGKVPAYPHIPVALTEDQPIRTASIEAALAELAQGVGASVPSLPEHPGVDILRKVPPRFHSMPGPAAVGTDAAGAADYVTAITATLLDLDHSYLAVQGPPGTGKTYVGSHVIARLVEQGWKIGVVGQSHAVVENMLCTAIETAGVDPARVAKKLAAPHPVLWHRTSDDDVAALLGSPGGCLVGGTAWTMTGKSVPAGSLDLLVIDEAGQFSLANTLAVARAAKRLLLLGDPQQLPQVTQGSHPEPVDESALGWLAAGHATLPGELGYFLADSWRMHPDLCRAVSVLSYDGKLEAAPVASLRSLAELPAGVETVFVDHSGNTKSSPEEAAEVVRQAQRHIGLKWLPGDDKPARPLNPEDILVVAAYNAQVQLIRQALHDAGLPGVRVGTVDKFQGQEAPVVLVSMACSAVAEAPRGVEFLLNRNRINVAVSRGQWRAVIIRSPELTNYMPAKPAVLEELGAFIGLGAGVHGPWYSRPAQHPEKPCSYR is encoded by the coding sequence CTGCTCGATCCAGCCAGCGTTGATCCCCGCAGTGCGGATTCCAGTTCCGCTGATTCCGGCCCCCGCGCGCCGCAGGACCTGGTGTTTTCCGCTAGCGACCTGGTGGCCGCCAGCGAATGCGAATACCGCACACTCCGCATCCTGGACGAGAAACTGGGCCGGTCCCCCAAAGCGCAGTTTCCCGACGACGAAATGCAGCGCCGCGCCGGGGCGCTCGGCGACAAGCACGAGGCCAAGGTCCTGGCCGGCCTGATTGCGCAGTACGGCGCTTGGGACGCCGGCCGCGGCGCCGGGGTGTACTCGATCGAGCGCGGGGAGAACATCCGAGGCGAGCTGCTGGCACGGCACGCTGAGACGGAACTCGCGCTCCGTGCCGGGGCCGACGTCGTTTTCCAGGCAACCTTTTTCGACGGCGAGTTCCTGGGCTACGCGGACTTCATCGTCAACGAGGCCGCCGGAACCGGAAACCCTGGCCGTTACGAGGTCTGGGACACCAAGCTCGCCCGGCACGCCAAGGTGGGCGCGCTCCTGCAGCTTGCCGCCTACGGCGACCAGCTCATCGGCATGGGACTGGAGCCTTCGCCCCGGGTCACACTGGTGCTGGGCGCCGTGGTGGACGGCGACTACCTCCGCAGCCACCACTCCCTGCCGGACCTGCTGCCGGTGTTCCGCGAGCGCCGCGACCGGTTCCGCGCCCTGACCGCCGCCCACCGCGAGGCCGGTTCAGCGGTGCAGTGGCAACAGCCCGGCGTCGCGTACTGCGGGCGGTGCAACTACTGCGCCGAGCAGGTCCGGTCCCACCGCGACCTCCTGCTGGTGGGCGGCATGACCACCCTCCGGCGGAGGAAACTCATAACCGACCACATCACCACCATCGACGAGCTGGCCGATCTCCCGCCGGGCAAGGCCACGGGCTCGCTGGTCCGGCTCCGCGACCAGGCCCGTATGCAGCTGGGCCGGGACGTTCCGGACGGTTCCCGCACCTACTTCAAGGACGGCGAGGAGCACACCGTCACGTTCAAGGTGCTGCCGGAGAATGCCTTGGCAGCGATTCCGGAGCCCAGTCCCGGCGACATCTTCTTCGACTTCGAGGGCGATCCCCTCTGGCAGGACCCCGCCACCAGCAAATGGGGGCTGGAGTACCTGTTCGGGGTGATCGAGGCGCCGGTGTTTGACGGTGACGCTGCGGACGCCCACGCAGCGGGCACGCCTGTCGTGGATGACAAACCCGTCTTCCGGCCCTTCTGGGCGCATTCGCGCAACGAGGAGCGGCAGGCATTCCTGGACTTCCTCGCCTATGTGGAAGAGCGGCGCGCCAGGTACCCGGACATGCACGTTTACCACTACGCCGCCTACGAGAAATCGGCGCTGCGGAACCTGTCCGTCACGCACCTCGCAGGCGAGGACATCGTGGACAACTGGCTCCGCGACGGCCTCCTTGTGGACCTCTACGCCACCGCCCGGCATTCGCTCCGGATCTCCGAGCCGTCCTACTCCATCAAGAAGCTTGAACCCCTGTACATGGGAGACAACCTCCGCTCCGGGGACGTGAAGGACGCCGGAGCCTCCGTGGTGGCATATGCCGGTTACTGTGCTGCGCGGGACGACGACGACGCCGCCACGGCCGCCCATATCCTGGCCTCCATCTCCGACTACAACGAGTACGACTGCCTCTCCACCCTCCGCCTCCGCGACTGGCTGCTGGGTCTGCGACGGACGGCTGCCTCACGCACGGCGACAACCGGAACTTCCGACGACGGCGGGCAGCCGGCGTTGTTGTCGTCATCGTCCGCTGTTGCGGCCTCGCCACCGCTACCGGAACCCGAGCCAACACCCGAGGAGCGCCGCCTCCAGGAGTATCTGGCCGGCCTGCCGGACAACCGGCCCTGGACCAACGACGAACGGGCCATCGCAATGGTGGCCGCAGCCACCGGTTACCACCGCCGCGAGCGCAAGCAGTTCTGGTGGGAACACTTCGACCGCACCGAGTCCGAGATCGACCACTGGTCGGAGCACCGCAACGTGTTTGTGGTGGATACCGCGGAAATACTGACGGACTGGGAGCTCGCAAAGCCTACGGCCCGGATGCGTACCCGCAGGCTGAGGCTGACCGGGATCATGAGCGAAGGGTCGGAGTTCAAGCCCGGAAGCACCTGGTGCCGGCTCTACAATGCGCCGGTCCCCGCTGGCCTGGAGGATCCCCTGGGCACCGCCACGGGCCGCGGGTTCACCTTCGGCACGCTCGTGACCGCGGTGGAGGACCACCCGCGGGTTGCCGGCCAGGCCATGATCACCATCGAGGAACGGGAAACAGGGAAAGTCCCCGCGTACCCGCACATTCCGGTGGCGCTCACCGAGGACCAGCCCATCCGCACCGCCAGCATCGAGGCCGCCCTGGCCGAACTGGCCCAGGGTGTTGGCGCCTCGGTGCCCTCGCTTCCGGAACATCCCGGCGTCGACATCCTGCGCAAGGTGCCTCCGCGCTTCCACTCGATGCCAGGTCCCGCAGCCGTCGGCACGGACGCCGCCGGTGCAGCGGACTACGTCACGGCGATCACCGCCACGCTGCTGGACCTCGATCATTCGTACCTTGCAGTGCAGGGCCCTCCCGGCACGGGCAAGACCTACGTCGGCTCCCACGTCATTGCCCGGCTGGTGGAACAGGGCTGGAAGATCGGGGTGGTGGGGCAGTCCCACGCGGTGGTGGAGAACATGCTCTGCACAGCGATCGAAACCGCCGGAGTGGATCCGGCACGGGTGGCGAAGAAGCTGGCCGCCCCGCATCCGGTGCTGTGGCACCGAACCTCCGACGACGACGTCGCGGCGCTGCTGGGTTCCCCCGGCGGCTGCCTGGTGGGCGGCACCGCGTGGACCATGACGGGCAAGTCCGTGCCAGCAGGATCCTTGGACCTGTTGGTCATCGACGAGGCCGGCCAGTTCTCGCTGGCCAACACACTGGCCGTGGCCCGCGCCGCCAAGCGCCTCCTGCTCCTCGGTGACCCGCAGCAGCTGCCTCAGGTCACGCAGGGCTCGCACCCGGAGCCCGTGGACGAGTCCGCCTTGGGCTGGCTTGCTGCCGGGCACGCCACGCTCCCCGGCGAACTGGGCTATTTCCTGGCGGACAGCTGGCGGATGCACCCGGACCTGTGCCGGGCCGTGTCCGTCCTCAGCTACGACGGAAAGCTGGAAGCTGCGCCGGTGGCATCCCTCCGCAGCCTCGCGGAGCTGCCCGCCGGGGTGGAAACAGTCTTTGTGGACCACAGCGGGAACACTAAGTCCTCCCCAGAAGAAGCTGCCGAGGTGGTCCGTCAGGCCCAGCGGCACATTGGGCTGAAATGGCTTCCGGGCGACGACAAACCGGCCAGGCCACTGAACCCGGAGGACATCCTTGTGGTGGCCGCCTACAACGCCCAGGTCCAGCTGATCCGGCAGGCCCTGCATGACGCCGGCCTACCCGGTGTCCGTGTGGGCACGGTAGACAAGTTCCAGGGCCAGGAGGCGCCGGTGGTCCTGGTGTCCATGGCCTGCTCCGCCGTTGCCGAAGCTCCGCGCGGGGTCGAATTCCTGCTGAACCGGAACCGGATCAACGTGGCCGTGTCGCGGGGCCAGTGGCGTGCCGTGATCATCCGCTCCCCCGAGCTCACGAACTACATGCCGGCCAAACCGGCGGTACTGGAAGAGCTCGGCGCCTTCATCGGCCTCGGCGCGGGTGTCCATGGCCCTTGGTACTCACGGCCCGCGCAACACCCTGAGAAACCGTGTTCTTACCGCTGA
- a CDS encoding TerC family protein yields MDVPPLVWTLTIAGIVGLLAFDFFFHVRKAHTPTLKESAIWSSIYVGIALLFGLGVLLFGDITMGTEYFAGYVTEKALSVDNLFVFLIIMASFKVPRADQQKVLLFGIVFSLIARTAFIFLGAALINSFAWVFYIFGLILLITAGNLLKPDNHDDDSEGLVVRLAKKYLPASEHYDGDKLFTMENGKRVLTPMLLVMVAIGGTDILFALDSIPAIFGLTQNVFIVFTATAFSLMGLRQLFFLIDGLLDRLIFLAYGLAAILGFIGVKLILHALHENNLPFINDGEPVNVVEVSTNISLTVILGVLVVTVLASIFSPKGKAKNAVSGAKRHATEYLDLNFETDMAERDKLFARMVREEDQLRNLPEKYRRLIRNETEFMDLLRKAHTEHDEAQVRAANP; encoded by the coding sequence ATGGACGTCCCTCCCCTTGTCTGGACCCTGACCATCGCGGGAATCGTGGGCCTGCTGGCTTTCGATTTCTTCTTCCATGTGCGGAAGGCCCACACGCCCACACTCAAGGAATCGGCCATCTGGTCCTCCATCTATGTGGGGATCGCCCTCCTCTTCGGCCTGGGGGTGCTGCTGTTCGGCGACATCACCATGGGCACCGAATACTTCGCCGGGTACGTCACGGAGAAGGCCCTCTCAGTCGACAACCTCTTTGTGTTCCTCATCATCATGGCCAGCTTCAAGGTCCCCCGCGCAGACCAGCAGAAGGTTCTGCTATTCGGCATCGTCTTCTCGCTGATCGCCCGGACCGCGTTCATTTTCCTCGGTGCCGCCCTGATCAACAGCTTCGCGTGGGTGTTCTACATCTTCGGCCTGATCCTGCTGATCACCGCAGGGAACCTGCTCAAGCCGGACAATCACGACGACGACTCCGAGGGCTTGGTGGTACGGCTCGCCAAAAAGTACCTCCCGGCGTCGGAACATTACGACGGCGACAAACTGTTCACGATGGAGAACGGCAAGCGCGTCCTCACCCCAATGCTCCTGGTGATGGTGGCCATCGGCGGCACCGACATCCTGTTTGCGCTGGACTCCATCCCCGCCATCTTCGGCCTCACCCAGAACGTCTTCATAGTCTTCACGGCCACGGCGTTCTCGCTGATGGGCCTGCGCCAGCTCTTCTTCCTCATCGATGGGCTGCTGGACCGGCTGATTTTCCTTGCCTACGGCCTCGCCGCCATCCTCGGCTTCATCGGCGTCAAGCTCATCCTGCATGCCCTGCACGAGAACAACTTGCCGTTCATCAACGACGGCGAGCCCGTCAATGTGGTGGAGGTCAGCACCAATATTTCCCTGACCGTGATCCTGGGCGTCCTGGTTGTCACCGTGCTGGCCTCGATCTTCAGCCCCAAGGGGAAGGCCAAAAACGCGGTGTCCGGCGCCAAACGGCACGCCACCGAATACCTGGACCTCAACTTCGAAACGGACATGGCGGAGCGGGACAAGCTGTTCGCCCGGATGGTCCGGGAGGAAGACCAGCTCCGCAACCTGCCGGAGAAGTACAGAAGGCTCATCCGCAACGAAACCGAATTCATGGACCTTCTCCGTAAGGCCCACACCGAGCACGATGAGGCCCAGGTCAGGGCAGCGAACCCCTAA